A window of the Anthonomus grandis grandis chromosome 9, icAntGran1.3, whole genome shotgun sequence genome harbors these coding sequences:
- the LOC126740632 gene encoding uncharacterized protein LOC126740632, with protein MWWNILVSLLLLPNFALLQKDCSTDEHDRCVRIADPLVKEAHLVFPDNLNDIDLVCRTWNKLVDCLKTYTEHCFTDQERRQFNRAVESPIESVHQMCMQPGYQKEYLQYAPCIKNTMIKRIHCGTHYNLLVDQVEQGDIISKSTLCCSHERFRQCVLKETKRLCDRGISDGQATRFASQFIDKAFKFLQDQCINYIPNSGDCVASDTQTSYSDRSEPSSASPSSSEVYPWSTIKHEAKELSASRIPKLSTSSSWLPSSTTTRADPENNAISGSIFPTQHLGTRSRPASYGRASSWFPDALLSTTLSSNTLPNFPSLSSTPGSIREHTFSTAMSYDINAGYNNKVEEKSVSASPPFRPTDHSSTDATSYIYSTLPEPDTWYPAAGNQLNNDVDEPNQLGLRKPKNNSCRSRVDILRVMTFSVVIGWLLRTI; from the exons atgtgGTGGAATATTTTAGTATCATTATTATTACTACCAAATTTTGCCCTGCTGCAAAAAGATTGTTCAACAGATGAACATGATAGATGTGTCAGAATAGCTGACCCTTTAGTAAAG gAAGCTCATTTAGTATTTCCAGACAACCTGAATGATATTGATTTGGTATGTAGGACGTGGAACAAACTGGTAGATTGTCTGAAAACATATACTGAACACTGTTTTACTGATCAAGAAAGGAGACAATTTAATAGAGCTGTTGAGAGCCCAATCGAGAGTGTTCATCAAATGTGTATGCAGCCTGGATATCAGAAAG aatatctacaatatgcgccttgtattaaaaatacaatGATCAAAAGAATCCATTGCGGAACACATTACAACTTACTAGTTGACCAGGTAGAGCAAGGCGATATCATATCAAAATCTACACTTTGTTG ttCACATGAGAGATTTAGGCAATGTGTTCTTAAAGAAACTAAACGACTATGCGATAGAGGCATTAGTGATGGTCAAGCTACTAGATTTGCCAGTCAGTTCATCGATAAAGCATTTAAGTTTTTGCAAGATCAATGCATCAATTACAT tccCAATTCTGGAGATTGTGTTGCCTCAGATACACAAACCTCATATTCGGATCGGTCAGAACCTTCTTCCGCGAGCCCCTCCTCTAGTGAGGTTTATCCATGGAGTACTATAAAACATGAAGCTAAGGAATTATCAGCTTCGAGAATACCTAAGTTATCTACAAGTAGCTCGTGGCTACCTTCTAGTACTACTACTAGAGCAGATCCAGAAAACAATGCTATATCAG GATCTATCTTTCCAACTCAGCACCTTGGTACGCGTTCACGTCCCGCCTCCTATGGAAGAGCTAGCAGCTGGTTTCCAGATGCATTATTAAGCACTACTTTATCTTCCAATACATTACCCAATTTTCCCAGTTTATCTTCTACTCCAGGAAGCATTAGAGAACATACATTTTCTACTGCTATGTCGTACGATATTAATGCCGGATATAACAATAAGGTTGAGGAAAAAAGTGTGTCAG CCTCGCCACCCTTTAGACCAACAGATCATTCTTCAACAGATGCGACGTCATATATCTATTCAACTCTTCCAGAACCAGACACTTGGTATCCTGCGGCAGGAAACCAGCTGAACAACGATGTTGATGAACCCAATCAGTTGGGCCTAAGAAAGCCTAAAAATAATAGTTGCAGGAGTAGAGTTGATATTCTTAGAGTGATGACTTTTTCAGTTGTGATTGGTTGGTTGCTAAGGACGATATAA